A genomic stretch from Desulfovibrio sp. Huiquan2017 includes:
- a CDS encoding putative sulfate exporter family transporter: MAEQVVEKNSDVVVDTGKSSWSDLWRKEDYWAIWLGFIILIVGTFIYFNNKPAGMEEKFAAANVIMAHEAESAPFKTVAWYEAQTAKEKIKAKSQPIGKAIGAFLAHPKSWSTNPLNGFIQTKAQADAKNAKAMPKYEAAKAAAAEGKAAALAAQAKAQAAGYQSAELNANASTAIEHWLKLRSQESSAKKKIGHKPYNLFPGLLTLFVGFGVLFAIGMHFIDGSSTKFLKGFILVFAVGVLSYVMAGQATMKQYGIGYAAWAIAIGLIISNTIGTPEWAKKALQVEFFIKTGLVLLGAEVLFNKIVAIGIPGIFVAWVVTPVVLISTFIFGQKVIKLPSKTLNMTISADMSVCGTSAAIAAAAACKAKKEELTLAIGLSLVFTSIMMVVMPAVIKATGMPYILGGAWMGGTIDATGAVAAAGAFLSEKALYVAATIKMIQNVLIGVTAFGIAVYWCTKVDCVEGQKVGAMEIWHRFPKFVLGFLTASVIFSIAYSALGSDTGFTMIDQGVLRGFSRLFRGWFFCLSFAAIGLATNFRELKHYFKGGKPLILYVCGQSLNLALTLAMAYLMFYVVFPDITSKI; encoded by the coding sequence ATGGCTGAACAAGTTGTCGAGAAGAATTCCGACGTCGTCGTCGATACGGGAAAATCTTCGTGGTCCGATCTCTGGAGGAAAGAGGACTACTGGGCCATCTGGCTCGGTTTCATTATCCTCATCGTCGGTACCTTTATTTATTTCAACAACAAACCCGCCGGGATGGAAGAGAAATTCGCCGCGGCCAACGTGATCATGGCCCACGAGGCCGAATCCGCCCCGTTCAAGACCGTGGCCTGGTACGAGGCCCAGACCGCCAAGGAAAAGATCAAGGCCAAAAGCCAACCCATCGGCAAGGCCATCGGCGCGTTCCTGGCCCATCCCAAATCCTGGTCCACCAACCCATTGAACGGCTTCATCCAGACCAAGGCCCAGGCAGACGCCAAAAACGCCAAGGCAATGCCCAAGTATGAGGCCGCCAAAGCCGCTGCGGCCGAAGGCAAGGCAGCCGCCCTGGCCGCCCAGGCCAAGGCCCAGGCCGCCGGATATCAGAGTGCCGAATTGAATGCGAACGCATCCACGGCCATCGAGCACTGGCTGAAGCTCCGCTCCCAGGAGTCCTCGGCCAAAAAGAAAATCGGGCACAAACCGTACAACCTGTTCCCGGGCTTGCTCACTCTGTTCGTCGGCTTTGGCGTGCTCTTCGCCATCGGCATGCACTTCATCGACGGCAGCAGCACGAAGTTTCTCAAAGGCTTCATCCTGGTCTTCGCCGTGGGCGTGCTCTCTTACGTCATGGCCGGACAGGCGACCATGAAGCAATACGGTATCGGCTACGCGGCCTGGGCCATCGCCATCGGGCTGATCATCTCCAACACCATCGGTACCCCCGAATGGGCCAAGAAGGCATTGCAGGTCGAATTCTTCATCAAGACCGGCCTGGTCCTGCTCGGTGCTGAGGTGCTCTTCAACAAAATCGTAGCCATCGGCATTCCCGGCATCTTCGTGGCCTGGGTGGTCACCCCCGTGGTGCTCATCTCCACCTTCATCTTCGGCCAGAAGGTCATCAAGCTCCCGTCCAAGACCCTGAATATGACCATCTCCGCCGACATGTCCGTGTGCGGCACCTCGGCCGCCATCGCCGCGGCCGCCGCGTGCAAGGCCAAGAAGGAGGAGCTGACCCTGGCCATCGGCCTGTCCCTGGTCTTCACTTCCATCATGATGGTGGTCATGCCCGCCGTCATCAAGGCCACGGGCATGCCCTACATCCTGGGCGGCGCCTGGATGGGCGGAACCATCGACGCTACCGGCGCCGTGGCCGCCGCCGGCGCGTTCCTGTCCGAAAAGGCCCTGTACGTGGCCGCAACCATCAAGATGATCCAGAACGTGCTCATCGGCGTGACCGCCTTCGGCATCGCCGTCTACTGGTGCACCAAGGTGGATTGTGTCGAAGGACAGAAGGTCGGGGCCATGGAGATTTGGCACCGCTTCCCGAAGTTCGTGCTGGGCTTCCTGACCGCTTCGGTCATCTTCTCCATCGCCTACTCGGCGCTGGGTTCCGACACGGGCTTCACCATGATCGACCAGGGCGTCCTGCGCGGATTCTCGCGGCTGTTCCGGGGCTGGTTCTTCTGCCTGTCCTTCGCCGCCATCGGTCTGGCCACCAACTTCCGTGAGCTGAAGCACTACTTCAAGGGCGGCAAGCCGCTCATCCTGTACGTCTGCGGTCAATCCCTGAACCTGGCCCTGACCCTGGCCATGGCCTACCTGATGTTCTACGTGGTTTTCCCGGACATCACTTCCAAGATCTGA
- a CDS encoding DUF3365 domain-containing protein — translation MKLPRPYSLQSKFLIGLIMTSVAIGGLLLAGFSYHMRQVLEREVEEKAAMVLAQVDAVQQYVRRILRPRMYEVLDDTFIIEAMSSSFITRNIMDGVSEHSPTSHLYRRVAIGARNPKFEANQMERDLVDYFRARPDRKVWQGYTDIDGVEHFVMARPVIYAQSCLHCHGRPEDAPEQIMALYGDRGFGHRKDSIGGVDFVGLPVSASVAHMQDTIMSYLMVFAIAALIYLGATNVIFKRIVANNIRLLTTCFKRNFSDDKGLELVRKLEKGDEIGQMISGIEQLGDYLYETREQLQHYANDLEGMVRERTEKLAEQAEARSADVRLFVRLLAGSSRSGSRPELWESTLPHIVARFDLERAVYVCTFYSRRHYSWPQSDVPPELPENWIQLLTESRPHIEADRAFIPVESSVGNAEGLLCLYRKPGHTFVEQDEEVFQALGRQLGIAADNIMALDSIVRNNANMHAIFEGITEPLLLVDASANPVVVNEAARRLGLDLSGGTVRDGSIIALLCERADTQGDCDISKSLNLNEVISREVSLPSGRSFALSIYPVAESGGARTQAAVYVHETTQQKRMLAHMTQAEKLATVGKLASGLAHEINNPLGVILCYAKLLKKGLPEGQSGEDVDVIVKHTRQAQNVLKNLLSFARPKAGNDQAVDLPAIIDSLVAVFRVQAESQHAVLAAEIDGDIPPVPVDIQALEHIMANLIINALDAIPDRGGRIDIRTSFDARTREVVVTVGDNGPGIAEEDRHFIFDPFYTTKEVNKGSGLGLSIVFGFMSDLGGSVVADNLTTGGARFTLRFPVTRTENK, via the coding sequence ATGAAGTTGCCCAGACCATACTCACTCCAGAGCAAGTTCCTGATCGGCCTGATCATGACCTCCGTGGCCATCGGCGGGCTGTTGCTCGCCGGGTTCTCCTACCACATGCGCCAAGTCCTCGAACGCGAGGTCGAGGAGAAGGCGGCCATGGTCCTGGCCCAGGTGGACGCGGTCCAGCAATACGTCCGCCGCATACTCAGGCCGCGCATGTACGAAGTGCTCGACGACACCTTCATCATCGAGGCCATGTCCTCGTCCTTCATCACCCGCAACATCATGGACGGCGTGTCCGAGCACAGCCCCACCAGCCACCTGTACCGCCGGGTAGCCATTGGCGCGCGCAACCCCAAATTCGAGGCCAACCAGATGGAACGGGACCTGGTGGACTATTTCCGCGCCCGCCCGGACCGGAAGGTCTGGCAGGGGTACACGGATATCGACGGCGTTGAGCACTTCGTCATGGCCCGCCCCGTAATCTACGCCCAGAGCTGCCTGCACTGCCACGGCCGTCCCGAGGACGCCCCCGAGCAGATAATGGCCCTGTACGGCGACCGGGGCTTCGGGCACCGCAAGGACAGCATCGGCGGCGTGGATTTCGTCGGGCTGCCGGTCTCGGCCTCGGTGGCCCACATGCAGGACACCATCATGAGCTACCTGATGGTCTTCGCCATCGCGGCATTGATCTATCTGGGAGCCACCAACGTCATCTTCAAGCGCATCGTGGCCAACAACATCCGGTTGCTGACCACCTGCTTCAAGCGCAACTTCAGCGACGACAAGGGACTGGAACTGGTGCGCAAACTGGAGAAAGGCGACGAAATCGGCCAGATGATCTCGGGCATCGAGCAACTGGGCGATTATCTTTACGAGACGCGCGAACAATTGCAGCACTACGCCAACGACCTGGAGGGCATGGTCCGGGAGCGGACCGAAAAGCTGGCCGAGCAGGCCGAGGCGCGCTCGGCCGACGTGCGCCTGTTCGTCCGCCTGCTGGCTGGATCGAGCCGGAGCGGTTCGCGGCCCGAGCTGTGGGAAAGCACCCTGCCGCACATCGTCGCGCGGTTCGACCTGGAGCGGGCGGTCTACGTATGCACCTTCTACTCCCGGCGGCACTACTCCTGGCCGCAATCCGACGTGCCACCCGAGCTTCCGGAAAACTGGATCCAGCTGCTGACCGAATCCCGGCCGCACATCGAGGCCGACCGCGCCTTCATCCCGGTGGAATCCTCGGTGGGCAACGCCGAGGGACTGCTGTGCCTGTACCGCAAACCCGGCCACACCTTCGTCGAACAGGACGAGGAAGTCTTCCAGGCCCTCGGCCGCCAACTGGGCATCGCCGCGGACAACATCATGGCCCTGGATTCCATTGTCCGAAACAACGCCAACATGCATGCCATCTTCGAAGGCATCACCGAGCCGCTCCTGCTGGTGGACGCCTCGGCCAATCCCGTGGTGGTCAACGAGGCCGCTCGCCGACTCGGTCTGGACCTGTCCGGCGGCACGGTCCGCGACGGCAGCATCATCGCCCTGCTTTGCGAGCGGGCGGACACGCAGGGCGACTGCGACATCTCCAAATCCCTCAACCTCAACGAGGTCATTTCCCGCGAGGTTTCCCTGCCCAGCGGCCGTTCCTTCGCCCTGAGCATCTATCCCGTGGCCGAATCCGGGGGAGCGCGCACCCAGGCGGCGGTCTACGTCCATGAGACCACCCAGCAAAAACGGATGCTCGCGCACATGACCCAGGCCGAAAAACTGGCCACAGTGGGCAAGCTCGCTTCGGGCCTGGCCCATGAGATCAACAACCCCCTGGGCGTCATCCTGTGCTACGCCAAACTTCTCAAGAAGGGACTGCCCGAGGGCCAGTCCGGCGAGGACGTCGATGTCATCGTCAAGCACACCAGACAGGCCCAGAACGTGCTCAAGAATCTCTTGAGCTTCGCCCGCCCCAAGGCCGGAAACGACCAAGCCGTGGACCTGCCCGCCATCATCGATTCGCTGGTGGCCGTCTTCCGGGTGCAGGCCGAAAGCCAGCACGCCGTCCTGGCCGCGGAGATCGACGGGGATATCCCGCCGGTGCCGGTGGACATCCAGGCCCTGGAACACATCATGGCCAACCTGATCATCAACGCCCTCGACGCCATCCCGGACAGGGGCGGCAGAATCGACATCCGGACGAGCTTTGACGCCCGGACCCGCGAGGTTGTGGTCACGGTCGGCGACAACGGCCCCGGCATCGCCGAGGAGGACCGCCACTTCATCTTCGATCCCTTCTACACCACCAAGGAGGTGAACAAAGGATCGGGCCTGGGCCTGTCCATCGTCTTCGGCTTCATGAGCGACCTGGGCGGCAGCGTGGTGGCGGACAACCTGACAACCGGCGGAGCGCGATTCACCCTGCGTTTCCCCGTAACGCGGACGGAAAACAAATGA
- a CDS encoding sigma-54 dependent transcriptional regulator, with product MTDTQERHVLVVDDQTDFARGLERLIQGEFDDVRVHVAESGEQALARLERTPVHVMITDLQMPGMDGLVLLRKALEKSPSLSAVMLTAHGTIETAVDALKAGAYDFLTKPIEPESLFRVVANGLERSRLLDENRQLRDQLQRHKDRLIGESPVMQRFKQSIQAVAQTDYTVLILGESGTGKELAAAMVRDLSPRSDRPFVTLNCTAIPENLLESELFGHVKGAFSGAEKDRDGLFVKAHTGTILLDEIGDIPMETQAKLLRVLQEGEIRPVGSDDSRRVDVRIIASTNQDLAARIADRTFREDLFHRLNVLTLTLPPLRERQGDIPLLARYFLLKACVELGLPDKDISPATLARLAAKPWPGNIRELQNAMRKLAVFGDTPSQAASPGSGLSSLAQEGELPPFKEAKTRVLDAFTLDYVREAMTRAGGNVSRTARLSGLSRVAVQNILGRYGLSPDQFK from the coding sequence ATGACGGATACGCAGGAAAGACACGTGCTGGTGGTGGATGACCAGACCGACTTCGCACGAGGGCTCGAACGGCTGATCCAAGGCGAGTTCGACGACGTCCGCGTCCATGTGGCCGAATCGGGAGAACAGGCCCTGGCCCGGCTGGAACGCACCCCGGTCCACGTGATGATCACGGACCTTCAGATGCCGGGCATGGACGGCCTGGTCCTGCTGCGCAAGGCCCTGGAGAAGTCCCCGTCCCTGTCGGCGGTCATGCTGACCGCCCACGGCACTATCGAGACCGCCGTGGATGCGCTCAAGGCCGGGGCCTACGATTTCCTGACCAAGCCCATCGAGCCCGAGTCCCTGTTCAGGGTGGTGGCCAACGGGCTGGAACGCAGCCGCCTGCTCGACGAAAATCGACAGCTCCGGGACCAGTTGCAGCGCCACAAGGACCGGCTCATCGGCGAAAGCCCGGTCATGCAACGCTTCAAGCAGTCCATCCAGGCCGTAGCCCAGACCGACTACACCGTGCTCATCCTGGGCGAATCCGGCACTGGCAAGGAACTGGCCGCCGCCATGGTCCGGGACCTGAGTCCGCGCTCGGACCGCCCGTTCGTCACCCTCAACTGCACGGCCATCCCGGAAAATCTCCTGGAAAGCGAACTTTTCGGCCACGTCAAGGGCGCGTTCAGCGGTGCGGAAAAGGACCGCGACGGGTTGTTCGTCAAGGCGCATACCGGGACCATTCTGCTCGACGAGATCGGCGACATCCCCATGGAGACCCAGGCCAAGCTGCTGCGGGTCCTCCAGGAAGGCGAAATCCGGCCCGTTGGCTCGGACGACTCGCGGCGGGTGGATGTGCGCATCATCGCCTCCACCAACCAAGACCTGGCCGCACGCATCGCGGACAGGACCTTCCGCGAGGACCTGTTCCACCGCCTGAACGTGCTCACCCTGACCCTGCCCCCGTTGCGCGAGCGCCAAGGGGATATCCCGCTCCTGGCCCGCTACTTCCTGCTCAAGGCCTGCGTCGAGTTGGGCCTGCCAGACAAGGACATTTCCCCGGCCACCCTGGCCCGGCTCGCGGCCAAGCCGTGGCCCGGCAACATCCGCGAACTCCAGAACGCCATGCGCAAGCTCGCGGTCTTCGGCGATACCCCGTCCCAGGCGGCCTCGCCCGGCAGCGGCCTGTCTTCCCTGGCCCAGGAAGGCGAACTGCCCCCCTTCAAGGAAGCCAAGACCCGCGTCCTGGACGCCTTCACCCTGGACTACGTCCGGGAGGCCATGACCCGGGCCGGGGGCAACGTCTCCCGAACCGCGCGGCTGTCCGGCCTGTCCCGCGTGGCGGTCCAGAACATCCTCGGCCGTTACGGCCTTTCCCCGGACCAGTTCAAATAA
- a CDS encoding efflux transporter outer membrane subunit, whose protein sequence is MNKYIALILLVLLPLSGCGALLKTDFTPPETTSPAQWSVASAETSPAAKWPEDFGDPELARLVKLALERNNNLAAAAIKVRKAQYEAGLAWENMTPDLSADLGTDSNKSLKRGEWETSYSAKFGISWEADLWGRLARAHDAAEWEAMATEQDRQSTALSLVGTTMKLYWEIAYDNVRLQLSQSNIESSRQTVTLTESQEQYGATSPLEVSQARQDLANLLATHQTLEQARKEDLNALAVLFDMPPGKAMATPDTLSIATLPAIPAGLPAQLLGRRPDLRAAELRLREYLANTNAAKADFYPPLTLTGSLGSAATELSDMLNNPVATLVSSLTFPFLNWNTLQLKLKVSRAEYEEAVVNFRQTLYEAMREVEDALSNRDHLAVQAKHLAENLDAAREVERIYEVRYKAGSGTLKDWLDAQDTRRTAEKSVAENLYNRLDNYVVLYQALGGEPVRPETGAQQDR, encoded by the coding sequence ATGAACAAATATATCGCCCTGATTCTGCTCGTCCTCCTGCCCCTGTCCGGGTGCGGGGCGTTGCTCAAAACCGACTTCACGCCCCCGGAAACGACCTCGCCCGCGCAGTGGAGCGTGGCTTCTGCCGAGACCTCCCCGGCCGCAAAGTGGCCTGAGGACTTCGGCGATCCGGAATTGGCCCGGCTGGTCAAGCTGGCGCTGGAGCGCAACAACAATCTGGCCGCGGCCGCCATCAAGGTGCGCAAGGCCCAGTACGAAGCGGGCCTGGCCTGGGAGAACATGACGCCTGACCTGTCGGCCGATCTGGGTACGGACAGCAATAAGTCGCTCAAGCGGGGGGAATGGGAAACCAGCTATTCCGCAAAGTTCGGCATCAGTTGGGAGGCCGACCTCTGGGGCAGGCTGGCTCGGGCACACGATGCCGCCGAATGGGAGGCCATGGCCACGGAGCAGGACCGGCAAAGCACGGCCCTGTCCCTGGTGGGCACGACCATGAAATTGTACTGGGAGATCGCCTACGACAACGTGCGCCTGCAATTGAGCCAGAGCAACATCGAGTCTTCCCGGCAGACCGTGACCCTGACCGAATCCCAGGAGCAATACGGCGCGACCTCGCCGCTGGAGGTCAGCCAGGCCCGGCAGGACCTGGCCAACCTGTTGGCCACCCACCAGACCCTGGAGCAGGCGCGCAAGGAGGATCTCAACGCCCTGGCCGTGCTCTTTGACATGCCCCCGGGCAAGGCCATGGCCACCCCGGACACCCTGTCCATAGCCACTTTGCCGGCCATCCCGGCCGGGCTCCCCGCCCAGCTTCTGGGCCGCCGCCCGGACCTGCGCGCCGCCGAACTCCGTCTGCGCGAGTATCTGGCGAACACGAACGCGGCCAAGGCCGATTTTTATCCGCCGTTGACCCTGACCGGATCCCTGGGCAGCGCTGCCACGGAATTGTCCGATATGTTGAACAATCCCGTGGCCACCCTGGTCTCCAGCCTGACCTTTCCGTTTCTCAACTGGAACACCCTGCAACTCAAGTTGAAGGTTTCCCGGGCCGAGTACGAGGAGGCCGTGGTCAACTTCCGCCAGACACTCTATGAGGCCATGCGGGAAGTCGAGGACGCCCTGTCCAACCGTGACCACCTGGCCGTCCAGGCCAAGCACCTGGCGGAGAATCTGGATGCGGCCCGCGAAGTGGAGCGGATCTACGAGGTCCGCTACAAGGCGGGTTCGGGGACCCTGAAGGACTGGCTGGACGCCCAGGATACCCGCCGCACGGCCGAGAAGTCCGTGGCCGAGAACCTGTACAACCGGTTGGACAACTACGTCGTTCTGTATCAGGCCTTGGGCGGTGAACCCGTCCGGCCGGAAACCGGAGCGCAACAGGACCGCTGA
- a CDS encoding MacB family efflux pump subunit, producing MTLLRIENLRKEYPAGDRTMAVLKDVNLSIEAGEMVAIVGASGSGKSTLMNILGCLDRATSGTYRIAGRDVSELDADELARLRREHFGFIFQRYHLLPSLTALGNVEMPAIYAGMPPADRKARAAELLRRLGLGDRIHYKPGQLSGGQQQRVSISRALMNGGQVILADEPTGALDSHSGRETMKLLTELNAEGHTIVVVTHDMEVAAFAGRIIEIRDGEIISDRINKDGPKAEPRERHPAPENRVAWLDQGRELLRMAVSAMGSHKLRTFLTMLGIIIGIASVVSVVALGQGAQERVLKNISAIGTNVIDIFPGEDFGDRRSANIHTLVPADADVLSRQSYVDSVTPQVATSVELRYRNVDVNASVSGVNERYFRVYGYEMDQGRPFDAGMVRKISQVAVIDQNTYKRLFGKGEQVVGKVVILGSVPCRIIGVTKEKQTFGPNSDSLNIWVPYTTAMRRMLGQSHLGSITVRVKDGAPMQAAEQGIQHLLTRRHRFKDFFIMNTDTIRKTIESTTRTMTLLVSAIAVISLVVGGIGVMNIMLVSVTERTREIGVRMAVGARRGDIMSQFLIEAVLVCLLGGVLGILLALGVGVAVSVSGGSYPLVYSTASMVLAFVCSTLIGVAFGYLPARNASRLDPVDALVRE from the coding sequence ATGACCCTGCTACGGATCGAAAACCTCCGGAAGGAATATCCGGCGGGCGACCGGACCATGGCGGTGCTCAAGGATGTGAACTTGAGCATTGAGGCCGGAGAGATGGTCGCCATCGTCGGGGCTTCCGGCTCGGGCAAGTCCACGCTGATGAATATATTGGGCTGCCTGGATCGGGCCACCAGTGGGACTTACCGTATCGCGGGCCGGGACGTGTCCGAGCTGGACGCCGACGAACTGGCCCGGCTCCGGCGCGAGCATTTCGGCTTCATCTTCCAACGCTACCACCTGCTCCCTTCGCTGACGGCGTTGGGCAATGTGGAAATGCCCGCCATCTACGCGGGCATGCCCCCGGCGGACCGCAAGGCGAGAGCGGCGGAGTTGCTCCGGCGGCTGGGCCTGGGCGACCGTATTCACTACAAGCCCGGGCAGCTTTCGGGCGGCCAGCAACAACGGGTGTCCATCTCGCGCGCCCTGATGAACGGGGGGCAGGTTATCCTGGCCGACGAGCCCACCGGGGCCCTGGACAGCCACAGCGGCCGGGAGACCATGAAGTTGCTGACCGAGCTCAACGCCGAAGGACACACCATCGTGGTCGTGACCCACGACATGGAGGTGGCCGCCTTCGCCGGGCGGATCATCGAGATCCGCGATGGGGAGATCATTTCGGACCGGATCAACAAGGACGGGCCGAAGGCCGAACCCCGGGAACGTCATCCCGCGCCGGAGAATCGCGTCGCCTGGCTGGATCAGGGGCGCGAGCTGCTACGCATGGCCGTCTCGGCCATGGGTTCCCACAAGCTGCGCACTTTCCTGACCATGCTCGGCATTATTATCGGCATCGCCTCGGTGGTCTCGGTGGTGGCCCTGGGCCAAGGGGCGCAGGAGCGCGTGCTCAAGAATATCAGCGCCATCGGCACGAACGTCATCGACATCTTCCCGGGCGAGGACTTCGGCGACCGTCGGTCGGCCAACATCCACACCCTGGTGCCCGCGGACGCGGACGTCCTGTCCCGGCAGTCCTATGTGGACAGCGTCACCCCCCAGGTCGCCACTTCGGTGGAGCTGCGCTACCGCAACGTGGACGTGAACGCCTCGGTATCCGGCGTGAATGAACGATACTTCCGCGTCTATGGATATGAAATGGACCAGGGGCGTCCTTTCGACGCAGGCATGGTTCGCAAGATCAGCCAGGTGGCGGTCATCGACCAGAATACGTACAAGCGGCTGTTCGGCAAGGGCGAGCAGGTCGTGGGCAAGGTCGTCATTCTGGGAAGCGTGCCCTGCCGGATCATCGGCGTGACTAAGGAGAAGCAGACCTTTGGCCCCAACAGCGATTCCCTGAATATCTGGGTGCCCTATACCACGGCCATGCGCCGCATGCTGGGCCAGTCCCACCTGGGGAGCATCACCGTGCGCGTCAAGGATGGCGCGCCCATGCAGGCCGCGGAGCAGGGCATCCAGCACCTGCTCACCCGACGGCACAGGTTCAAGGACTTCTTCATCATGAACACGGACACCATCCGCAAGACCATCGAGAGCACCACCCGGACCATGACCCTGCTCGTTTCGGCCATCGCGGTCATCTCACTGGTGGTCGGCGGCATAGGGGTGATGAACATCATGCTCGTGTCCGTGACCGAGCGGACTCGCGAGATCGGCGTGCGCATGGCCGTGGGCGCGCGGCGCGGCGACATCATGAGCCAGTTTCTCATCGAGGCCGTGCTGGTCTGCCTGCTGGGCGGGGTCCTGGGCATACTCCTGGCCCTGGGCGTGGGGGTGGCCGTGTCCGTGAGCGGCGGCAGCTACCCCCTGGTCTATTCCACCGCTTCCATGGTCCTGGCCTTTGTCTGCTCAACCCTTATCGGCGTGGCCTTCGGTTATCTGCCTGCCCGGAACGCCTCGCGCCTGGATCCAGTGGACGCCCTGGTCCGTGAATAG
- a CDS encoding efflux RND transporter periplasmic adaptor subunit: MKWFYKAAAVLVLLGLGAGVKSYFFPASEPMQYLTSPVTRGDIRETVLATGTLTAFKQVSVGAQASGQVNSLHVELGDTVKEGDLIAEIDAQSQENSLAIAEADLEKIKAQRAAKVATLQQAQSEFTRQKNMLKSKATSRQDYENAQATLAETKADIAALDAQIVAATIDVDTAKVDLGYTKITAPMDGVVVAVITKKGQTVNASQSTPTIVKLAQLDTMTVEAEVSEADVIRVKPGQKVYFTILGEPDNRYEATLRSIEPAPDSIAGDDDGTTTSSSDEAIYYNALFDVANPDHKLRISMTAEVTIVLDEAKDVLLIPESALGAKDGPGTYSVRVLAGDDRVEVRKVRTGLTDSVNIQVLDGVAEGDRVILGESGADAVSGRRRPSMRF; encoded by the coding sequence ATGAAATGGTTTTACAAGGCGGCCGCGGTCCTCGTCCTCCTGGGATTGGGCGCGGGCGTCAAATCGTACTTCTTTCCCGCATCCGAGCCCATGCAGTACCTGACCTCGCCCGTGACCCGGGGCGACATTCGGGAGACGGTCCTGGCCACCGGGACTCTGACCGCTTTCAAGCAGGTCAGCGTGGGCGCGCAGGCCTCGGGCCAGGTCAATTCCCTGCATGTGGAGTTGGGCGACACGGTCAAGGAAGGGGATCTCATCGCCGAGATCGACGCGCAGTCCCAGGAAAACTCCCTGGCCATCGCCGAGGCGGATCTGGAGAAGATCAAGGCCCAGCGGGCGGCCAAGGTGGCCACCCTGCAACAGGCTCAGTCCGAATTCACTCGCCAGAAGAACATGCTTAAGTCCAAGGCCACTTCGCGGCAGGACTATGAAAATGCCCAGGCCACCCTGGCCGAGACCAAGGCGGACATCGCCGCGCTGGACGCCCAGATCGTGGCCGCGACCATTGATGTGGACACGGCCAAGGTGGATCTCGGCTACACCAAGATCACCGCGCCCATGGACGGGGTTGTGGTGGCCGTGATCACCAAAAAAGGGCAGACCGTGAACGCCTCCCAGTCCACGCCGACCATCGTCAAGCTGGCCCAGCTCGACACCATGACCGTGGAGGCCGAGGTCTCCGAAGCGGACGTGATTCGCGTCAAGCCGGGTCAAAAGGTCTATTTCACCATCCTCGGCGAGCCGGACAATCGGTACGAGGCCACCTTGCGGAGCATCGAGCCCGCGCCCGATTCCATCGCCGGAGACGATGACGGCACGACCACCAGCTCCAGCGACGAGGCCATCTACTACAACGCCCTGTTCGACGTGGCCAACCCGGATCACAAGCTGCGCATCTCCATGACCGCCGAGGTGACCATCGTGCTCGACGAGGCCAAGGACGTTTTGCTCATCCCCGAAAGCGCCCTGGGAGCCAAGGACGGGCCGGGGACCTATTCGGTTCGCGTCCTGGCCGGGGACGACCGGGTCGAGGTCCGCAAGGTGCGCACCGGGCTGACCGACTCCGTCAACATCCAGGTTCTGGATGGGGTGGCCGAGGGCGATCGCGTGATACTCGGCGAATCCGGCGCGGACGCCGTATCCGGCCGCCGCCGTCCGTCCATGAGGTTTTAG